Proteins encoded by one window of Bubalus bubalis isolate 160015118507 breed Murrah chromosome 4, NDDB_SH_1, whole genome shotgun sequence:
- the LOC102407347 gene encoding apolipoprotein L3-like isoform X1, whose amino-acid sequence MSSENLGDRSDIEIFFEDVAECLWDILSREELLLLLTEFLKKIEANAGLSREDMNALYEYLNELKRDLAGKEQETLPKEQLDRKRFLKKFPRVTQQLVELKSKLQELADNVEKVHRDCTISNVVTHSTGTLSGALTILGLVLAPVTAGASVALSATGIGLGAAAAVTAVSTSIVEHVSRSSAENKASQLMSIGIKKWKVLLEVLKSNPQIVDTTEKLAKAKKHLEINIHAMETGEANPDSAVNSNIYLSPGRIAAPAIQQVEAGFKGTAVAVTKGARIAGAATAGLFLLMDVGFLVKESMHLHDGAKAASAENLRQRARELEKKLEELTRIYESLQGDPTPPPPEQ is encoded by the exons ATGAGCTCAGAAAACCTGGGAGACCGCTCAG ATATTGAGATCTTTTTTGAGGATGTTGCTGAGTGTCTCTGGGACATACTGAGCAGAGAGGAACTGCTTCTCCTGCTGACTGAATTCCTGAAGAAAATTGAGGCTAATGCTGGTTTGTCCAG GGAAGACATGAATGCACTATATGAATATCTGAATGAACTGAAAAGAGACTTGGCTGGGAAGGAGCAAGAAACGCTTCCAAAAGAGCAGCTGGATAGGAAGAGGTTTCTGAAGAAGTTTCCTCGGGTGACACAGCAGCTGGTGGAGCTCaaaagcaagctccaggagcttgcAGACAATGTCGAAAAAGTCCACAGGGACTGTACCATCTCCAATGTGGTGACCCACAGCACTGGCACTTTATCTGGCGCCCTGACCATCCTTGGCCTGGTTCTGGCACCCGTGACAGCGGGGGCCAGTGTGGCACTCTCAGCCACTGGGATAGGGCTGGGAGCAGCGGCTGCTGTGACCGCTGTGTCCACCAGCATCGTGGAACATGTAAGTAGGTCATCAGCAGAAAACAAAGCCAGTCAATTGATGTCAATTGGCATCAAGAAATGGAAGGTGCTCCTAGAGGTACTCAAGAGTAACCCCCAAATTGTTGACACAACAGAGAAATTGGcaaaagccaagaaacaccttgaaataaatatacatgcCATGGAGACAGGTGAAGCCAACCCTGACTCTGCAGTCAATTCAAACATCTACCTGAGCCCTGGGAGAATAGCAGCCCCAGCCATCCAGCAGGTAGAGGCAGGTTTCAAAGGCACAGCTGTGGCAGTTACCAAAGGAGCCCGAATCGCGGGGGCGGCCACTGCAGGGCTCTTCCTCCTGATGGATGTGGGCTTCCTGGTGAAGGAGTCAATGCACCTGCACGATGGTGCAAAGGCAGCATCAGCTGAAAACCTGCGGCAGCGGGCCAGGGAGCTGGAGAAGAAGCTGGAGGAGCTCACCCGGATCTATGAGAGTCTGCAGGGGGACCCAACTCCACCACCCCCAGAGCAGTGA
- the LOC102407347 gene encoding apolipoprotein L3-like isoform X2 encodes MNALYEYLNELKRDLAGKEQETLPKEQLDRKRFLKKFPRVTQQLVELKSKLQELADNVEKVHRDCTISNVVTHSTGTLSGALTILGLVLAPVTAGASVALSATGIGLGAAAAVTAVSTSIVEHVSRSSAENKASQLMSIGIKKWKVLLEVLKSNPQIVDTTEKLAKAKKHLEINIHAMETGEANPDSAVNSNIYLSPGRIAAPAIQQVEAGFKGTAVAVTKGARIAGAATAGLFLLMDVGFLVKESMHLHDGAKAASAENLRQRARELEKKLEELTRIYESLQGDPTPPPPEQ; translated from the coding sequence ATGAATGCACTATATGAATATCTGAATGAACTGAAAAGAGACTTGGCTGGGAAGGAGCAAGAAACGCTTCCAAAAGAGCAGCTGGATAGGAAGAGGTTTCTGAAGAAGTTTCCTCGGGTGACACAGCAGCTGGTGGAGCTCaaaagcaagctccaggagcttgcAGACAATGTCGAAAAAGTCCACAGGGACTGTACCATCTCCAATGTGGTGACCCACAGCACTGGCACTTTATCTGGCGCCCTGACCATCCTTGGCCTGGTTCTGGCACCCGTGACAGCGGGGGCCAGTGTGGCACTCTCAGCCACTGGGATAGGGCTGGGAGCAGCGGCTGCTGTGACCGCTGTGTCCACCAGCATCGTGGAACATGTAAGTAGGTCATCAGCAGAAAACAAAGCCAGTCAATTGATGTCAATTGGCATCAAGAAATGGAAGGTGCTCCTAGAGGTACTCAAGAGTAACCCCCAAATTGTTGACACAACAGAGAAATTGGcaaaagccaagaaacaccttgaaataaatatacatgcCATGGAGACAGGTGAAGCCAACCCTGACTCTGCAGTCAATTCAAACATCTACCTGAGCCCTGGGAGAATAGCAGCCCCAGCCATCCAGCAGGTAGAGGCAGGTTTCAAAGGCACAGCTGTGGCAGTTACCAAAGGAGCCCGAATCGCGGGGGCGGCCACTGCAGGGCTCTTCCTCCTGATGGATGTGGGCTTCCTGGTGAAGGAGTCAATGCACCTGCACGATGGTGCAAAGGCAGCATCAGCTGAAAACCTGCGGCAGCGGGCCAGGGAGCTGGAGAAGAAGCTGGAGGAGCTCACCCGGATCTATGAGAGTCTGCAGGGGGACCCAACTCCACCACCCCCAGAGCAGTGA